The following coding sequences are from one Canis lupus dingo isolate Sandy chromosome 21, ASM325472v2, whole genome shotgun sequence window:
- the LOC112667524 gene encoding putative olfactory receptor 56B2 — MLQDLGHSNISKSQVSEFILMGFPGIHTWQHWLSLPLALLYLLALTANILILIIIKQEATLHQPMYYFLGILAVVDMGLATTIMPKILAILWFSAKAISLPECFAQMYVIHCFVGMESGIFVCMAIDRYVAICQPLRYPSIVTDSFVVKATVFMALRNSLATIPVPMLAAQRHYCSKNQIEHCLCSNLGVTSLSCDDRTINSIYQLFLAWTLMGSDLGLIFLSYALILHSVLKLNSAEAASKALSTCTSHLILILFFYTVVIVISITHSATMTLPLIPVLLNVLHNVIPPALNPMVYALKNKELRQGFYKILKLDNKGN; from the coding sequence ATGCTCCAGGATCTTGGACATTCCAACATCTCGAAGTCCCAAGTCTCTGAGTTCATTCTGATGGGATTCCCAGGCATTCACACCTGGCAGCACTggctctccctgcccctggcacTGCTTTACCTCTTAGCTCTCACTGCCAACATCCTTATCCTGATCATCATCAAACAAGAGGCCACACTGCACCAGCCTATGTACTATTTTTTGGGGATCCTGGCTGTGGTAGACATGGGACTGGCTACCACCATCATGCCCAAGATTTTGGCCATCTTATGGTTTAGTGCAAAGGCCATCAGTCTCCCTGAGTGCTTTGCTCAGATGTATGTCATACATTGTTTTGTGGGCATGGAGTCAGGTATCTTTGTCTGCATGGCTATAGACAGATATGTAGCCATTTGCCAACCACTACGCTATCCATCAATAGTTACTGACTCTTTTGTCGTCAAGGCAACTGTGTTCATGGCACTCAGAAACAGTCTGGCCACCATCCCAGTGCCAATGTTGGCTGCTCAGAGGCACTACTGTTCCAAGAACCAAATTGAGCATTGCCTATGCTCTAATCTTGGAGTCACTAGCTTATCCTGTGATGACAGGACAATCAACAGCATCTACCAGCTGTTTCTTGCCTGGACACTGATGGGGAGTGACCTGGGTTTGATTTTCTTATCATATGCTCTGATACTTCACTCAGTGCTGAAGCTGAATTCAGCAGAAGCTGCATCCAAAGCCCTAAGTACCTGTACTTCTCACCTCATTCTAATCCTGTTCTTCTACACAGTTGTCATTGTTATTTCCATTACCCACAGTGCAACAATGACTCTTCCCCTCATCCCAGTTCTGCTTAATGTACTACACAATGTTATTCCTCCTGCCCTTAACCCTATGGTATATGCACTCAAGAACAAGGAGCTCAGGCAGGGCTTCTATAAGATTCTGAAGCTGGACAACAAGGGTAACTAA